Proteins encoded in a region of the Perca fluviatilis chromosome 8, GENO_Pfluv_1.0, whole genome shotgun sequence genome:
- the LOC120564234 gene encoding nuclear pore complex protein Nup160-like, producing the protein MDIIDANLQHLTVLQLSDTPAQSCNRSVLSPQTVVELFYQTVGRKVIISQMYSQQQHQGNSLLLWTQSISNVVNLLAQLLWPSNPGFQFPECLMANCQYTQLQEYVRLIGPWCQVNIGSCRFMLGQCYLANGEGQKALQCFQEAATEVEKEDFLLRLTGSEDEDAASTPRLQYYNKVLQYYNRVLQYYNKVLQYYNQCWGSYF; encoded by the exons ATGGACATCAT AGACGCTAACCTGCAGCACCTCACCGTGTTGCAGCTGTCAGACACTCCGGCTCAGTCCTGCAACAGATCAG tgctGAGTCCTCAGACGGTGGTGGAGCTCTTCTATCAGACTGTAGGCAGGAAGGTGATCATCTCTCAGATGTACagtcagcagcagcatcagggGAACTCTCTGCTGCTCTGGACTCAGAGCATCTCCAACGTGGTCAACCTGCTGGCTCAGCTGCT TTGGCCCAGTAATCCTGGTTTCCAGTTCCCCGAGTGTCTGATGGCCAACTGTCAGTACACACAGCTGCAG GAATACGTGCGTCTGATTGGTCCGTGGTGTCAGGTGAACATCGGCTCGTGTCGCTTCATGCTGGGTCAGTGTTACCTGGCCAACGGGGAGGGACAGAAG GCTCTGCAGTGTTTCCAGGAAGCAGCGACGGAGGTGGAGAAGGAGGACTTCCTGTTGAGACTGACAGGCAGCGAGGACGAAGACGCTGCTTCCACGCCCAGATTACAGTACTACAACAAGGTATTACAGTACTACAACAGGGTATTACAGTACTACAACAAGGTATTACAATATTACAAccagtgttggggaagttacttttaa